tcttAGATTTTTTATTCACGCTTTTCAcgctttcttaatttttattttatattttgaattgagtGGATATATGGGGAATTAAATTGGagatttagtaaatttatcagtagttttttttattatttttaacaaataaatttttttttgaattaaactaaacagaaaaatcagtttttttaaaaaaagttaaacttaccttttttttttataattcgtAATTtcttaacttttgttttttttttaattgaattgaATAAGTTTGATAATTAAATTGAATAGTTTATTAAATTCATCAATGATTAGTCATtgtttagcaaataaaactaaaacatTTTAATGGTTAATATCTAATATCTAATAGAGCaattaaattcaacaaaatattGGGAAAATCACCATTTTAAGTGTCGAATTTGTTTactacttaaaaataaataagttattttttttagaaatgtaaagcaaaaaattaatttacaaatttgttctgtaaaatttgatcttaattgTGATTTGATTATTAAGATTTCAAATTGTAACAAATTTGTCTAGTATCTGCaattaaattcaacaaaatattcggaaaataaaaattttgagtgTCCAATTTGTTTagtacttaaaaataaataagttatttttttagaaatgtaaagcaaaaaattaatttacaaatttgGTCCGTAAAATTTGATCTTTAATTGTTATTTGATTATTAAGATTTCAAATTGTAACAAATTTGTCCATAAATTTCTCTTACATAGAAGAAActctaatttgaaaattttatttttacgatGAAAGTAATTCTGATGATTCTAATAAAAAAGTGCTTGTGGGAGAAGCTCAAATTATCTTAAGACtaaaggcttcgtttgggattgcggggagattgcgtgacgtgcggtgagaaagtacgatggaaaaatattctgtttgttttcgtatgtaatattatattccgcatattgcgatgagtcagttataatatattttctgctgtCCCATCGGAGAATACAGAAGCATATAGggcctatatgcttttttcttaagtccattttatctaatagcgtcaaATAGACCTcaaataccaaactaagcctaataATGATTCTAATGACCGGAGGAATAGTTTTAAGTATAATGGAGTTACACCTACCATTtgaatgccaaaaaaaaagaaaaaaggaaacaaataaaaaataaaagtcaaTAATCAATTCCATTCAAACTTTTAAAGAATCATGGATTTGTAGTGTCCCTGATTTTTAGCGGTTGGTGCGATCTCAGCATTTGCGACTTGACGACACGTCTAGAGAGtatcgggacaagtcggagtcgttttggcgcgaattTGATGCAAAACGGATTCGGCGCgatgcgagagtggagttctgacaccgaaatctgcaaagtgtaggacttcagtgttgagtaccggtacctaaaagtagtaccggtacccctgTGGGATTGCAGAACTGGACGCTCTCAGGTTTGTGCAGGTGTAATGCTGAGTACCAGTACTTGTGGTCAAGTACCGGTATCGAGCTTGGATACCGATACTGCattgggctggtaccggtacccaacgtGCGAGATTGGAGAgggagaggccgagtaccggtaaccaagtTGGGTACTGGTAGTCCAATTGGAAAAGTGAGCaggtaaggggctttttggtcttttgttAGCGataaaaccaaaccaaaccaaacccccAGCTTTATCTCTTTGCGCTAGAGGTTGATGAAAACATAGGTTggttccctctttctctctctagcttcttTCCTTCATTTCTTTGGGGATTTTGGAGACCCGATCTTAGTTTTCGTTCGCTTGTCCTTGGAGGATTGTGTGCCCGCGCTGTGGTCGAGTCCGGTGGAGGCCATTGGAGTCGAGCGAGCTTGCGGTTTTCTTCGATTGACTTCTTGCCGACGTTGGACCAGCGTTCGAgatgggttaatgtttaccgaaatcgtcggattttcTTCTAAATCCTTGAATCGTTAGCATGTATTATTGGTTCTATTCatcatgttagggctcaaattcgTGGAATTGTATGTCTTGTGATCATTCAAATTTTTGAGCATTTATTTAGTAATTCTAGATgatattatacatgttgaacaGGAAttcgacttaggagaaaactcgttaaacctaTACTGTCATTTCTGAAAAGTTATTAGACTTAGCTTCAGGAGCTGCTGCTGCACTTTTGTATTACTGCTGTTAGTGCGTAGTTGATGCTCAGCTCAGAGTAGAATGACATTACGCTCTTGCTGAGGGGTCGAGCTTGTTGTACAGTAGTGtttggactgtcgggtgccgtcgtggttgacggtggacccagattttcatatcaccgctgttagtgtgAGGTGGATACTCAGATGCGTGTAGGTTGAGTTTATGCTCGCGTTGACGAGCCGAGTGTGTAGTTACAATAGAGTTAGACTATGTTGGACcatcgggtgccgtcggggttgacgatGGACTCAGATCTCGGTATTATGCATTAGATTGTGCtaagggcacgtgagctttagttgttagaccagttagacccttttGCTTTGACTACAACTTGTTAGAGCCAGATTGAACTCGACAGAGACACTTGtaaactcggttgggtcgcgcccacgaatgccattcTGGAATGATgtttcagtgcgatgaggtCGTAGTTTCTGTTTGGACAGTTCTTGAGCTGGCTACCCCCATGGGTGGTGTACGGCGTAGCTGGATACAGGCAGAGCGGGTCCGTTCTGGCAGCCCGTGTGAGGTTGGGTTAGTGATAGTTAGTGATGCGTTTCTCTACCTTCAGTGAGGCTGTGACGTGTGTTGAGTCGCAGTAGTCCGGTTGGACCCTTTTACTTAGGCCGGCCATCCCCGCGGGTGGTGTATGGTGTAGCTTAGACAGGAGGGACGGGCGTATCGTAGTCCCGAGTGAGATCTCGCCACCGGCTGTcctcggggtggtgtacggtgtagcttagATAGGCGGGACGAGCATATcgcagtccctagtgagatctCTCCACCGGCTTCCCTCGGGGTGGTGTATGGTGTAGCTTAGATAGGTGGGACTGGCGTATCGCAGTCCATAGTGAGATCTCTCCACCGGCTGCCCTCGGGGCagtgtacggtgtagcttagTTAGGCGGGATGGGCGTATcgcagtccctagtgagatctCTCCACCGGCTgccctcggggtggtgtacgAGGTAGTTTGGATAGGCGGGACGGGCGTATcgcagtccctagtgagattaggTCAGTGTGATGCATTGTCATATCTACAACTGTGTTAGttagtgatagtatagtggtatgtagctgtagagttctttTTAGCTTTACTTACTATCTTTTGCACctatttctgtagacttagtgggtggaccgttGAGGTTGGTGGCGgtatccactgaggactactctgttttaCAGTAATtttcacacccagttgttgaccccttttagGAGAGCAttcgtctgcggctgctgctgttgctgattcggACCGTGGGAAGAaagtcgcgagctagattcCTACCAGTTTTGTCgccgtgctagaggagtaccatccAGAGGTAATTTTGGGGCTTTATTTGTACATATTGTTATGTTGTCGttgaactcgctggagcgagttggaTTGTGGACTTTTGTATGTACAGGAACTCCtttatgttatttatatatttcagtttagcagctctttacCATCTAGTTGTAGCTATgatttgtttacaggtacagctatcgcttcgtatatacagaaaatttctatatatacggcaggtctgttggcgtgcctggAAAAAtgtggtaatccggggcgtgataggATTTATATGTCAAAGTTATTTAATATCTTTGCAACTTTTTGAAATATTTCATCACGAAAcatgcatcaatttttttttaaaaaaaattatttattttgtttaaactttaaagaGTGGAAGCATTTAATAATTTATGAGCACATTTTCTTGGTGAATGTGACACATTCTACACATTAGATTCAAATGGATTTGGTTTGCAAAGTTTTTTGGTTCTTACGTACGCCGTtcggttagatgtaattataaatgcttGGAAATGaagcagttgcaactacatacATACTATTTGGTTGGATATAGTAGAAAATATTGTAACTATAATTATTTGGTCACATAcagttcaaaaataatttttaaaaatttatcattttatatatatgatggtgagattacctccgatgtaaaaaaaattatttttttgttaaggAGGtaagcatattttttatttaaagttactctttTCAACTGTTGTAGTAGGAACTACGATCAATTTGGGCGTACTTCCAACTGCTACAGTTGGCTCTCCTCTTGCAGTTTCTACTGCatcagttggagttaaatatatcaaatcaaatgcTGAATTTGTATTTGCATACAGTTACAATTGCaatatagttataactatatgcaaCTAAACGACCCTAAAATATGGagaatgtatatattttttattttgtaaattaattaatgggatattattatattgtgctaaaataaaattttttttatagatactTGTCATTTTACCTTTTATCCCtagctttcaaaaaattatattttacaaccacaaaatttcaagttgatgTACTTGGCCCCCTCTGCTAAGGTTTCGTCAATGTTCcgtatattttctattatttataattggatataaaaagatatttaaaaatgatatgaatatattaaaatactattttttagaataaataaaGGCCTTTCTATTAATGCTGTAAcgctctaaaaatatttttgaaattttgtgggtgtaaaatatagatttttaaaaatcggagacaaaagtaaaaaaaagcaaGTATTTACATGAATTTTTggtattatttatataaattgtgccaataataatcaaaaaatatatatttagattaTAACATACATGAACAAAGTTTAGAGATatagtttaaatatatttgttatttattttaggatTTGGATGTTTTAAATTCATTTTACGTGTATCATAAATAAACCTAACTAAAAAATGTTTACAGGTACCCCATTATTGGCAAGTTTCAAAAGGaccctgtaattttttttttcttttttccttttttgtgcTGATCCTTAATTTAACCTTTAGttattttgatttgagtaattttgaaacttaatttaagaattattataaaaataaaagctaaaaGCTGTTTaagttaaagtaaaaaaatttaaaattctaatttaatttgattaaaacAAACTAAATCAATCGAATCAGAAGTTCGAGGATGtcctaataaaattctaatttaatttaatttgttttcggGGCGGGTTTTCAAAATCCAAACTCAAACCCGAAACCTGAAGCCGAATCCGacgaattttgaaaatttatatccaaaaccgaatccgaccaaaaacccgaatccCGAATTCGAAACAATTAATTTTCTTCACCGTATTTGGgaacatattatattaaaatctatttttttgaatacaaattcaaatataacatcaaacatctatacatattatataatgtaaaatcaacTCGGGTTTGGATCGAGTTTGGATTCAGATACTAAAACCATattattcaaattgaaaaaaatgaaCTGAAACATTTTTTACAACTTAGAAAAATAAGAATTGAGAAAGGATGAAAACAAAGCCTAATAAGTTTCCAAAAAACTACTTTTTCAATACTTACATTATTGAAACCCCCCCTAAAGTATCAAATACTAAACCCTAATAAACCACTTATTTCTACAATTGTCCCATaaaaaacccccaaaaaatAAATTCGTGGCAATaataaaagttcaaaaattagGGTTTCCGCCCTGCTGCTTTCACCACTAGAGGACTCCGCGCGTATCGTTTTCCGTCCGACCACACCAATACCCCAAAAACATAATCTGAGGCCGCGGCACGATTTTCGACTTTCAGAGTGACCTGAAACTTTTTCTCCTCGCCCACAGAATCAAATTTCAGGCTCTTTGGACGGATTGCAACTTGAATCCCTTTAGGTGGTCTGACTCGAACTGTGTACGTGCCTGGGGGTCCGACGTTTTTCACGGTGCGGCTAACCGTGATCGAGCCAGACAGGTTCGGGACAGTGATCGAAGGGTAGTTGAAGTCCTCAAGTCGGATCGGTTTGGCTGGACATTTGTACGGTGCGGTGCTGGTTGTGAACAAGGCCAGTTGATCCGCCTTGTAGCCGAGGGCGCACAAGAAGTTCAAGTAATCGGACGTGGTTAGGTCGTAAACGAGACCCGGGTCCATGGCCCGATTCGGCCGAACATGGCCTGAACCGTAACTAAACGGTGTGACCCGAACAAATGACGAGTTCAGCATCAGCATCGGTTCTTCCTTGTTGTCTCGTGTTCTCgctgcaaataaataaaataaaatcttaaaaatttataaaattttggttccaataaaataataataataataataataataataataataccgaatataaaaattatataatcgTCCGGGGAGTAAAATTACCATAATGCCCCAATTCGCAATTTTGACACCAATGATTTGACCTTTTACCTTCTAAGTAACTTTTGCATTTATATCCCTTAGAGATTATCTAAGTGCAAACACATCctgtaataaaatttataaaatattatactataaaTGGTTGtcttaataattaaatattgtattatccagtatcatatttaattataaaatactgatttttaaataatattaagtAGCTACAAGTtttcaagttttaatttttattattatagaatATAAAATCTGCATAatcaattattaataaaattataaattacattaatcaacaaaaaaaaaatcaaaagtttgatcAAAATCGAACTAGTTCACCATTTCGCTGGTTGAAACAACGGTTTGAATAGTTTAAAGCGCACTTTTGGCTTATCTGATTCAAAAGATTGAACcgaaccattttttttttaaagtgtgTCACGGTCGAATCGGCCAAATCAtcctga
This window of the Ananas comosus cultivar F153 linkage group 19, ASM154086v1, whole genome shotgun sequence genome carries:
- the LOC109724616 gene encoding subtilisin-like protease SBT5.4, with product MVLANNVMTGNEITAAAHFLPATHITYSDGKVLFSYLQSTQSPHGYITKAITELNTKPAPFMAAFSSQGPNTVNPEILKPDITAPGVSVIAAYTRALSPTGLVYDHRRISFNSESGTSMSCPHISGIVGLLKTLYPHWSPAAIKSAIMTSARTRDNKEEPMLMLNSSFVRVTPFSYGSGHVRPNRAMDPGLVYDLTTSDYLNFLCALGYKADQLALFTTSTAPYKCPAKPIRLEDFNYPSITVPNLSGSITVSRTVKNVGPPGTYTVRVRPPKGIQVAIRPKSLKFDSVGEEKKFQVTLKVENRAAASDYVFGVLVWSDGKRYARSPLVVKAAGRKP